A section of the Polynucleobacter sp. AP-Jannik-300A-C4 genome encodes:
- the purL gene encoding phosphoribosylformylglycinamidine synthase: MSSFCCLPGANALSAFRQQRLLASLAAQGIQLESIEAQYLHFIWSESELNTKDKEVLESLLTYGQTFVSLIKGSGSLFSKASEKQSAIAIPRFGTVSPWASKATDIARQCGLDVLRIERGVQFAWQSKKSLNAQEEQLVLAALHDRMTEAVISDVNEASALYQSLPDQPFVRIPVLTEGRSALDRANQELGLALSEDEVLYLVENFIRLERNPSDVELIMFAQANSEHCRHKIFNSSWTIDGDDQEKSLFAMIRNTHQLQPEGTIVAYSDNSAVMVGAESETWSPKGQERRYEKDTRLVHTLMKVETHNHPTAIAPFPGASTGAGGEIRDEGATGIGGRPKAGLTGFSVSNLNIPGTDLPWESEKYGKPERIATPLQIMIDGPLGGAAFNNEFGRPILGGYFRVFEQTLEGVRRGYHKPIMIAGGIGNIDSIHTAKKQIKAGHLFIQLGGPGMRIGMGGATGSSVATGTNTADLDFDSVQRGNPEMERRAQEVINSCIAMGQSNPIVSIHDVGAGGISNAFPELADGAGLGAQFQLRKVPLEESGMSPAEIWCNESQERYVLAIEAKDLELFKSLCERERCPFAVVGEATTERQLQLSDSNEVSGSDAAMPIDMPMEVLLGKPPRMHRDVTRIPQEFDELNVTDADLAQCIAWVLQQPTVASKSFLITIGDRTVGGLNARDPFVGPWQVPVADCAVTLMDYKGYRGEVMTMGERTPLAVIDAPAAAKMAVGEAITNLLAADIHRLEDVKLSANWMAACGAPGEDAKLYDSVQAIGMDLCPALGISIPVGKDSLSMATSWQDGDQAKKVVSPVSLIISAFAAVQDVRKTTTPLLKLKDESGAALETELILIDLGRGKNRMAGSILAQVLNQSGKSAPNVDHPEDLQALANAIIELRKADQLLAYHDRSDGGLFACIAEMAFASHIGISLNVDMIAVDIGQEADWGDAKNWAQQVSGRRHEQTMRALFNEELGAVIQIRKSDRDAVFAVLRKLNLSAYSHVIAKPNTNGRIEIWRDAKNIFAEPREVLQKMWTNTSYQIARLRDNPDCADSEFAQLDNVADTGMLPKLTFDIADDIAAPFINKNAGPKVAILREQGVNSHVEMAYAMNWAGFDTYDVHMSDLLSGKSKLDDFRGLIACGGFSYGDVLGAGEGWAKTILFNAQLRDQFTSFFNRQDSFALGVCNGCQMMSNLSGIIPGAEAWPKFTRNQSEQYEARLVMAEVMASPSIFTQGMSGSQLPIAIAHGEGFANFSQQGNLEALQKQGLATLRFVDHQGKSTETYPMNPNGSPGGLTGVTTPDGRFTVMMPHPERVFRAVQMSWAPKEWLDTPDGASPWMRLFRNARVWAK, translated from the coding sequence AGCAATCTGCTATTGCCATACCGCGCTTTGGAACTGTATCTCCGTGGGCTAGTAAAGCAACCGATATTGCCCGCCAATGCGGTCTAGATGTTTTGCGCATTGAGCGTGGCGTTCAATTTGCATGGCAAAGTAAAAAATCCCTCAATGCACAAGAGGAACAATTGGTATTGGCAGCGCTTCATGATCGAATGACAGAGGCTGTGATTTCTGATGTGAATGAAGCCAGTGCCTTATATCAATCTCTGCCGGATCAACCTTTTGTACGCATCCCAGTTCTAACCGAGGGCAGATCTGCCTTAGATAGGGCGAACCAAGAGTTAGGCTTAGCGCTTTCTGAAGATGAAGTACTTTATCTTGTTGAGAATTTCATTCGCCTAGAGCGAAATCCAAGCGATGTTGAATTGATTATGTTTGCGCAGGCAAATAGCGAACATTGCCGCCATAAGATTTTTAATTCAAGCTGGACGATTGATGGCGATGATCAAGAGAAATCTCTATTTGCGATGATTCGCAATACGCATCAGCTTCAACCCGAGGGCACTATCGTTGCTTACTCCGATAACTCAGCAGTAATGGTCGGAGCTGAGTCAGAAACTTGGTCGCCAAAAGGTCAAGAACGTCGATATGAAAAAGACACGCGTCTAGTTCATACCTTAATGAAGGTTGAGACACACAATCACCCAACAGCAATCGCGCCATTCCCTGGAGCTTCTACAGGTGCTGGTGGTGAGATTCGCGATGAAGGTGCGACTGGTATTGGTGGGCGACCTAAAGCAGGTCTCACTGGTTTTTCTGTGTCCAACCTCAATATTCCTGGAACTGATTTGCCATGGGAATCAGAAAAGTACGGAAAACCTGAACGTATTGCTACGCCACTTCAAATCATGATTGATGGGCCATTGGGTGGCGCTGCATTTAATAATGAATTCGGTCGACCAATATTGGGTGGCTACTTCCGCGTTTTTGAACAAACTTTAGAAGGTGTTCGTCGCGGATATCACAAGCCAATCATGATTGCAGGTGGTATCGGTAACATTGATTCAATTCATACAGCAAAGAAGCAAATTAAAGCAGGCCACTTGTTTATTCAATTGGGTGGTCCTGGTATGCGCATTGGTATGGGTGGAGCAACCGGCAGTTCAGTTGCGACTGGTACTAACACTGCAGATTTAGATTTCGACTCCGTTCAGAGGGGTAATCCTGAAATGGAGCGCCGTGCACAAGAGGTAATTAACTCTTGTATTGCTATGGGTCAGAGTAATCCGATTGTTTCTATTCATGATGTGGGTGCTGGCGGTATCTCTAATGCATTTCCAGAGCTAGCAGATGGTGCTGGCTTAGGTGCACAATTTCAATTACGCAAAGTCCCACTTGAAGAGAGTGGTATGAGCCCAGCAGAGATCTGGTGTAATGAATCTCAAGAGCGCTATGTTCTCGCCATCGAAGCTAAAGATCTAGAGTTGTTTAAATCACTCTGTGAGCGTGAGCGTTGTCCATTTGCAGTAGTTGGTGAAGCAACAACTGAGCGTCAACTCCAGCTAAGTGATAGCAATGAAGTTTCTGGTAGTGATGCAGCGATGCCGATTGATATGCCGATGGAAGTATTGCTTGGCAAGCCGCCCCGTATGCATCGCGATGTGACGCGTATTCCGCAAGAGTTTGATGAGTTAAATGTCACTGACGCTGATCTTGCCCAATGCATTGCATGGGTTCTTCAACAGCCAACGGTAGCTAGCAAGTCATTCTTAATCACGATCGGAGATCGTACTGTTGGCGGCCTTAACGCCCGTGACCCATTTGTGGGGCCATGGCAAGTTCCTGTTGCAGACTGCGCAGTTACCTTGATGGATTACAAAGGCTATCGCGGTGAAGTGATGACGATGGGTGAACGCACTCCACTAGCCGTCATTGATGCACCAGCCGCAGCCAAGATGGCGGTAGGTGAGGCTATTACTAACTTATTAGCAGCAGATATTCACCGATTGGAAGACGTCAAACTTTCCGCTAACTGGATGGCCGCTTGTGGTGCGCCCGGCGAGGATGCCAAGTTGTATGACTCAGTTCAAGCGATTGGTATGGATTTATGCCCAGCACTGGGTATTTCCATTCCAGTTGGTAAAGACTCTTTATCTATGGCAACTTCATGGCAAGATGGTGATCAAGCCAAGAAAGTGGTTTCTCCAGTCTCACTCATTATTTCGGCATTTGCTGCAGTTCAGGACGTTCGCAAAACTACAACACCTTTACTAAAACTCAAAGATGAGTCTGGAGCAGCTCTAGAAACTGAATTAATTTTGATTGACTTAGGTCGCGGTAAGAACCGCATGGCTGGAAGTATCTTGGCTCAAGTTCTTAATCAATCCGGTAAGTCGGCTCCAAATGTAGATCATCCTGAAGATCTGCAGGCACTTGCTAATGCAATCATTGAGCTGCGTAAAGCAGATCAACTACTGGCATATCACGATCGTTCTGATGGTGGTTTATTTGCTTGTATTGCAGAAATGGCTTTTGCATCACACATTGGCATATCCCTCAATGTTGACATGATTGCAGTAGATATTGGTCAAGAAGCAGATTGGGGTGATGCTAAGAACTGGGCACAACAAGTTTCTGGTCGTCGCCATGAGCAAACCATGCGCGCATTATTTAATGAAGAGCTTGGTGCTGTAATTCAGATTCGTAAGTCTGATCGTGATGCGGTATTTGCGGTTTTGCGTAAATTAAATCTGAGTGCTTACAGTCATGTGATCGCTAAGCCTAATACCAATGGTCGTATTGAAATTTGGCGCGACGCTAAAAATATCTTTGCAGAGCCGCGTGAAGTTCTCCAGAAAATGTGGACAAATACCAGCTATCAGATTGCGCGCTTACGCGATAACCCAGATTGCGCAGATAGTGAGTTTGCACAACTCGATAACGTTGCCGATACTGGAATGTTACCAAAGCTGACATTTGATATTGCGGACGATATTGCAGCACCATTCATAAACAAGAATGCTGGACCTAAAGTTGCCATCTTGCGTGAGCAGGGTGTTAACTCCCACGTTGAAATGGCTTACGCCATGAACTGGGCTGGTTTTGATACCTATGACGTGCACATGTCAGATTTGCTTTCCGGTAAATCCAAGCTAGATGATTTCCGTGGGCTGATTGCTTGTGGAGGCTTTAGCTATGGAGACGTATTGGGAGCTGGTGAGGGTTGGGCAAAAACTATTCTCTTTAATGCTCAATTACGCGATCAATTCACCTCATTCTTTAATCGCCAAGATAGCTTTGCTTTAGGCGTCTGCAATGGCTGCCAAATGATGAGCAATCTCTCTGGAATTATTCCAGGTGCAGAGGCTTGGCCTAAATTTACCCGTAATCAGTCTGAACAATATGAAGCTCGCCTTGTGATGGCTGAGGTAATGGCATCGCCTTCTATCTTTACGCAGGGCATGAGCGGCAGTCAATTGCCGATAGCTATTGCCCATGGCGAGGGCTTCGCTAACTTTAGTCAACAAGGCAATCTAGAAGCTCTTCAAAAGCAGGGCTTGGCTACTTTACGGTTTGTGGATCACCAAGGCAAGTCAACTGAAACTTATCCAATGAACCCGAATGGTTCACCTGGTGGTTTAACCGGTGTCACTACACCCGATGGTCGTTTCACCGTAATGATGCCGCATCCTGAGCGTGTCTTTAGGGCTGTGCAGATGAGTTGGGCGCCAAAGGAATGGTTGGATACACCCGATGGTGCGAGCCCTTGGATGCGCTTATTCCGCAACGCTCGAGTCTGGGCAAAATAG
- a CDS encoding spermidine synthase, with protein MSDLSMAMEPVTFSESGGVRYLHFGSELIQGAMRIRDPDEIYLEYNQQMMAWLLFLETKPGMRIAQLGLGTGALTKFTHRYCPAVKTTVVELNPAVIVSARSMFFTPDDDRRLETLQADAKAFVQSAKHQGHFDAVQVDLYDAICDGPAASSLDFYKGCYDILKSPGVLTVNLFSRHKSFDINLNNICEAFDNRVLLFPESHDCNVVAIAFKGPQLDVEWKEVSKRAKLIMEKTGLPTNTWASGLNRENANQENKLRI; from the coding sequence GTGTCAGATTTATCTATGGCGATGGAGCCGGTGACATTTTCTGAGAGCGGTGGGGTACGCTATTTACACTTTGGTAGCGAATTAATTCAGGGTGCGATGCGTATCCGTGATCCGGATGAAATCTATCTGGAATACAACCAGCAAATGATGGCTTGGCTACTCTTTTTGGAAACTAAGCCAGGAATGCGTATTGCTCAACTAGGCTTGGGTACTGGTGCTCTCACAAAGTTTACGCATCGCTATTGCCCAGCAGTTAAAACTACTGTTGTTGAACTTAATCCAGCCGTGATTGTTTCTGCTAGAAGCATGTTTTTCACGCCAGATGATGATCGCCGCTTAGAAACTTTGCAAGCTGATGCAAAAGCTTTTGTACAGAGCGCCAAGCATCAGGGTCACTTCGATGCAGTACAAGTGGATCTTTATGATGCGATTTGTGATGGCCCGGCAGCTAGCTCTCTCGACTTTTATAAGGGCTGTTACGACATCCTGAAATCGCCTGGCGTGCTAACTGTGAATTTATTCTCCCGCCATAAGAGTTTCGATATTAACTTGAACAATATTTGTGAGGCATTCGATAATCGTGTGCTGCTCTTTCCAGAGTCTCATGATTGCAATGTAGTTGCGATTGCTTTCAAAGGCCCGCAATTAGATGTTGAGTGGAAGGAAGTCTCCAAGCGTGCCAAATTGATTATGGAAAAAACAGGTTTACCTACCAATACATGGGCATCTGGCTTAAACCGTGAAAATGCCAATCAAGAGAATAAACTCCGTATTTAA
- a CDS encoding bifunctional aconitate hydratase 2/2-methylisocitrate dehydratase, whose translation MLEAYNAQVAERAALGIPALPLTKDQTAELVGLLKNPPKGKEAELVELITNRVPAGVDEAAKVKAEFLDAVAKGTEKTPLISRIKATELLGTMLGGYNIKPLVELLSDSECAATAAAALKKTLLMFDYFHDVQELAEKGNAQAKEVLQSWANAEWFTSRPAVPESMKLTVFKVTGETNTDDLSPAPDAWSRPDIPLHATIMLKNPRPGIEPDEAGVRGPMKQIEALQKKGNQIAYVGDVVGTGSSRKSATNSVLWWTGQDIPFVPNKRFGGVCLGTKIAPIFFNTMEDAGALPIELDVSDMNMGDEIELRPYEGKAFKNGKEIASFSLKSPVILDEVRAGGRIPLIVGRGLTAKARAALGLPASTEFRIPVSPPDNKKGFSLAQKMVGRACGLPEGQGVRPDTYCEPHMTTVGSQDTTGPMTRDELKDLACLGFSADLVMQSFCHTSAYPKPVDIRTHHELPAFMTNRGGVALRPGDGVIHSWLNRLLLPDTCGTGGDSHTRFPIGISFPAGSGLVAFAAATGVMPLDMPESVLVRFKGKMQPGITLRDMVNAIPLYAIKKGLLTVEKQGKKNIFSGRILEIEGLPDLKVEQAFELSDASAERSAAGCAIQLSKEPIIEYMRSNITLMKWMIANGYEDKRTLGRRIKAMEAWIAKPDLLKADADADYAEVIEIDMSEIKEPILACPNDPDDVKFLSEVSGEKIDEVFIGSCMTNIGHFRAAGQVLQGKKDMPTRLWVAPPTKMDQMILTEEGYYGILGATGARMETPGCSLCMGNQAQIRKGSTAVSTSTRNFPNRLGIDTRVYLASAELSAVAALLGRLPTPQEYFEQVESLNAKSGEVYKYMNFDKIKSFSDVADTVTI comes from the coding sequence ATGCTAGAAGCCTACAATGCCCAAGTTGCCGAACGCGCAGCCCTTGGAATTCCAGCCCTCCCACTAACTAAAGATCAAACAGCCGAACTCGTTGGCTTACTGAAAAATCCTCCTAAGGGAAAAGAGGCTGAGTTAGTTGAGCTCATTACGAATCGCGTGCCTGCAGGTGTTGATGAGGCAGCTAAAGTAAAGGCAGAGTTTTTGGATGCTGTTGCTAAGGGCACCGAGAAAACTCCTTTGATTTCTCGCATCAAGGCAACAGAGCTCCTGGGAACAATGCTTGGTGGCTACAACATCAAGCCTTTAGTGGAATTGCTCTCTGACTCTGAGTGTGCAGCTACTGCAGCAGCGGCCTTGAAAAAAACCTTATTGATGTTCGACTATTTCCATGATGTTCAGGAATTAGCAGAAAAAGGCAATGCACAAGCCAAAGAAGTGCTACAAAGCTGGGCAAATGCAGAATGGTTTACAAGCCGCCCTGCCGTCCCAGAGAGCATGAAGCTCACCGTATTCAAAGTCACTGGTGAAACTAATACCGACGACCTATCTCCAGCCCCTGATGCATGGAGTCGTCCAGACATCCCACTGCATGCAACCATTATGTTGAAGAACCCACGTCCAGGCATTGAGCCAGACGAGGCAGGTGTTCGCGGCCCAATGAAGCAAATTGAAGCTCTCCAGAAAAAAGGCAACCAAATTGCTTACGTTGGAGACGTTGTTGGCACAGGATCTTCACGTAAATCTGCTACCAATTCCGTATTGTGGTGGACGGGTCAAGATATTCCATTTGTACCGAACAAACGCTTTGGTGGTGTTTGCTTAGGCACCAAGATTGCTCCAATTTTCTTCAATACCATGGAAGATGCTGGTGCATTGCCAATTGAGCTCGATGTTTCAGATATGAATATGGGCGATGAAATTGAATTACGTCCATACGAAGGTAAAGCATTTAAGAATGGTAAAGAAATCGCTTCTTTCTCACTCAAGTCCCCAGTCATTTTGGATGAAGTTCGTGCAGGTGGTCGCATTCCTTTGATCGTCGGCCGCGGCCTCACAGCTAAAGCGCGCGCTGCGCTTGGCTTGCCAGCTTCTACAGAATTCCGTATCCCTGTTAGCCCGCCCGATAATAAAAAAGGCTTCAGCTTGGCTCAAAAGATGGTTGGCCGTGCCTGTGGATTGCCAGAAGGTCAAGGCGTACGCCCAGACACTTATTGCGAGCCACACATGACTACAGTCGGCTCCCAAGATACGACTGGCCCTATGACCCGTGATGAATTAAAGGACTTGGCTTGCTTAGGCTTCTCTGCTGACCTAGTCATGCAGTCCTTCTGCCATACATCCGCTTATCCAAAACCAGTTGATATTCGTACACACCATGAGTTGCCAGCGTTTATGACTAACCGCGGTGGTGTTGCATTACGTCCAGGTGATGGCGTGATTCATAGCTGGTTGAATCGTTTACTTCTACCTGATACCTGCGGCACTGGTGGCGATAGTCATACTCGCTTCCCAATCGGTATCTCCTTCCCTGCTGGCTCTGGTTTAGTTGCATTTGCTGCAGCTACCGGTGTTATGCCATTGGATATGCCTGAATCAGTCTTGGTTCGCTTCAAAGGAAAAATGCAGCCTGGCATCACTTTGCGCGATATGGTTAATGCAATCCCCTTGTATGCAATTAAAAAAGGTTTGCTTACTGTTGAAAAACAAGGCAAGAAGAATATTTTCTCTGGCCGTATTTTAGAAATTGAAGGTTTGCCTGATCTCAAAGTTGAGCAAGCTTTTGAATTGTCTGATGCTTCTGCTGAGCGCTCTGCCGCTGGTTGCGCTATTCAGTTAAGTAAAGAACCAATCATTGAGTACATGCGCTCCAACATCACTTTGATGAAGTGGATGATTGCAAATGGCTATGAAGATAAGCGCACTCTAGGTCGTCGCATCAAGGCGATGGAAGCTTGGATTGCTAAACCGGATTTGCTTAAGGCTGATGCAGATGCAGACTATGCCGAAGTGATCGAAATCGATATGAGCGAAATTAAAGAGCCAATCTTGGCCTGCCCTAATGATCCGGATGATGTGAAGTTCTTATCTGAAGTATCTGGTGAGAAAATCGATGAGGTATTTATCGGCTCTTGCATGACCAACATTGGTCACTTCCGTGCAGCTGGACAAGTTCTTCAGGGCAAGAAGGATATGCCTACCCGCTTATGGGTGGCGCCTCCAACTAAGATGGACCAGATGATTTTGACCGAAGAAGGCTATTACGGCATTCTGGGCGCTACAGGTGCTCGCATGGAAACTCCAGGTTGCTCACTCTGTATGGGTAACCAGGCGCAGATCCGTAAAGGCTCCACAGCAGTCTCTACTTCAACTCGTAACTTCCCGAACCGCTTAGGTATCGATACACGCGTGTACTTAGCTTCTGCTGAACTTTCAGCCGTTGCTGCACTCTTAGGTCGCCTGCCAACTCCACAGGAATATTTCGAGCAAGTTGAGTCATTGAACGCTAAATCTGGTGAAGTCTATAAGTACATGAACTTTGACAAGATTAAGTCATTCAGCGATGTTGCTGACACAGTAACAATTTAA
- a CDS encoding CTP synthase yields the protein MTKYVFVTGGVVSSLGKGIAAASLAAILESRGLKVTLLKLDPYINVDPGTMSPLQHGEVFVTEDGAETDLDLGHYERFVSAKMRKSNNFTTGQIYESVISKERRGEYLGKTVQVIPHITNEIQAFVERGAKASHDGNADIAICEIGGTVGDIESLPFLEAARQMSIRLPRHSCAFVHLTLVPYIASAGELKTKPTQHSVQKLREIGIMPTVLLCRADRPIPEDERSKISLFSNVREEAVISVWDVDTIYKIPEMLQAQGMDDLICRELDIEAKPADLSVWANLVYELANPQHEVTIGMVGKYVELTESYKSLIEALRHAGIHNHTRVNINYIDSEVIEKDGVDCLQNLDAILVPGGFGKRGTEGKIAAIRYARENSVPYLGICLGMQLAVIEFARHVANIAQANSTEFDPDTESPVVALITEWVDREGRVEKRTNDSDLGGTMRLGSQRCPVKAGTLAHEIYGPEVNERHRHRYEVNNLYVPRLEKSGLIISARTPNESLPEMMELPNSIHPWFFGVQFHPEFTSTPRDGHPLFSAFIKASLIHQAAAQEQAA from the coding sequence ATGACCAAATACGTTTTTGTCACTGGTGGTGTGGTTTCTTCTTTAGGGAAAGGAATCGCAGCTGCCTCGCTTGCCGCGATTCTTGAATCCCGCGGCCTGAAAGTCACCCTCCTAAAATTAGACCCTTATATCAACGTTGACCCTGGGACCATGAGCCCACTTCAACACGGTGAAGTCTTCGTAACCGAAGATGGCGCTGAAACTGACCTCGATCTTGGGCACTATGAGCGCTTTGTCTCTGCAAAGATGCGCAAGAGTAATAACTTCACGACTGGCCAGATTTATGAGTCCGTGATCAGTAAAGAGCGTCGTGGCGAATATCTTGGTAAAACCGTCCAGGTAATTCCTCACATTACGAATGAGATTCAAGCATTCGTAGAGCGTGGCGCAAAAGCGAGCCATGATGGCAATGCTGATATTGCGATCTGTGAAATCGGCGGAACGGTAGGCGACATTGAGTCTTTGCCGTTTCTTGAGGCAGCGCGCCAGATGAGCATTCGTCTGCCAAGACACAGTTGCGCCTTTGTACACCTCACTTTGGTCCCTTACATTGCTAGTGCCGGGGAGTTAAAAACAAAACCTACTCAGCACTCGGTACAAAAGTTACGAGAAATCGGCATCATGCCGACCGTACTGTTATGCCGTGCGGATCGTCCCATCCCAGAAGACGAGCGCTCTAAGATTTCCCTGTTCTCTAACGTGCGTGAAGAGGCTGTGATTTCAGTATGGGACGTTGATACCATTTACAAGATTCCCGAGATGCTTCAAGCGCAGGGAATGGATGATTTAATTTGTCGCGAACTTGATATTGAAGCTAAGCCTGCGGACTTATCCGTTTGGGCAAACTTGGTTTATGAGTTAGCCAACCCACAGCACGAAGTAACTATTGGCATGGTTGGCAAGTACGTTGAGTTAACCGAATCTTACAAGTCTCTTATTGAAGCTTTGCGTCATGCAGGCATCCACAATCACACACGCGTCAATATTAACTATATTGATTCCGAAGTCATTGAAAAAGATGGCGTAGATTGTCTGCAGAATTTAGATGCTATTTTGGTCCCAGGCGGTTTTGGTAAACGCGGCACCGAAGGTAAGATCGCTGCCATTCGTTATGCCAGGGAGAATAGCGTTCCGTACCTTGGTATTTGTTTAGGTATGCAGTTGGCTGTGATCGAGTTTGCTCGCCATGTTGCCAATATTGCTCAGGCTAACAGTACTGAGTTTGACCCAGATACTGAGAGTCCAGTAGTTGCTTTAATTACTGAGTGGGTTGACCGTGAAGGTCGTGTTGAGAAGCGTACTAACGATTCTGATCTAGGTGGAACTATGCGCTTAGGTTCCCAACGTTGCCCTGTAAAAGCCGGTACCTTGGCACATGAAATCTACGGTCCTGAGGTAAATGAGCGTCATCGTCACCGCTATGAAGTAAATAATCTTTATGTACCGCGCTTAGAAAAGTCTGGCTTGATTATTTCTGCTAGAACACCAAACGAGTCTTTGCCTGAAATGATGGAGTTACCAAACTCTATTCATCCGTGGTTTTTTGGCGTGCAATTCCACCCTGAATTCACTTCAACACCGCGCGACGGCCATCCATTATTTTCTGCGTTTATTAAGGCGTCCTTAATTCATCAAGCCGCTGCTCAAGAGCAGGCAGCCTAG
- the kdsA gene encoding 3-deoxy-8-phosphooctulonate synthase: MSAFKLCGFDVGLNQRFFLIAGPCVIESEQSALDIAGELKEITTSLGIPFIYKSSFDKANRSSGTSFRGLGMEKGLEILARVKREIGVPVLTDIHDISEIAPVSKVVDVLQTPAFLCRQTDFIRACAQSGKPVNFKKGQFLSPHEMLNVIDKARAAAVEANLPDQFMVCERGASFGYNNLVSDMRSLAILREAKAPVVFDATHSVQLPGGQGNASGGQREFVPVLARAAVAVGISGLFMETHPDPAKALSDGPNAVPLNRMKELLESLVAIDSVVKKPGLFLEDSFK, from the coding sequence ATGAGTGCATTTAAGTTATGCGGTTTCGATGTTGGTTTAAATCAGCGCTTCTTTTTGATTGCTGGACCTTGCGTCATTGAGTCAGAGCAATCTGCCTTAGATATTGCTGGCGAGCTTAAAGAAATTACCACCTCGCTAGGCATCCCATTTATCTACAAATCTTCTTTTGATAAAGCCAACCGTTCATCTGGAACCTCTTTTAGAGGTTTAGGCATGGAGAAGGGTCTTGAGATTCTAGCCCGTGTGAAGCGAGAAATTGGTGTGCCAGTATTGACCGACATTCATGACATTAGCGAAATTGCGCCGGTTTCAAAAGTGGTTGATGTGCTTCAGACGCCAGCTTTTCTATGCAGGCAAACTGATTTCATTCGTGCCTGTGCTCAAAGTGGTAAGCCAGTGAATTTCAAGAAGGGTCAATTTTTATCCCCTCATGAAATGTTGAATGTCATTGATAAAGCTCGTGCAGCTGCAGTAGAAGCAAATCTTCCAGATCAATTTATGGTCTGTGAGCGTGGTGCCTCATTTGGCTACAACAACTTAGTTTCTGATATGCGTAGCTTAGCCATTTTGCGTGAAGCAAAGGCTCCAGTTGTGTTTGACGCTACCCATTCAGTTCAATTACCTGGTGGTCAAGGCAATGCCAGTGGTGGGCAACGCGAGTTTGTGCCAGTGCTGGCCCGTGCCGCCGTTGCAGTTGGCATTAGTGGCTTATTTATGGAGACACATCCAGATCCAGCTAAAGCGCTTTCAGATGGTCCGAATGCCGTACCACTCAATCGTATGAAAGAGTTGCTTGAGTCTTTGGTGGCGATTGATTCGGTTGTTAAGAAGCCTGGATTATTTTTAGAAGATAGTTTCAAGTAA
- the eno gene encoding phosphopyruvate hydratase, which translates to MSAIVDIIGREVLDSRGNPTVECDVLLESGVMGRAAVPSGASTGSREAIELRDGDKERYLGKGVLKAVQNINIEIAESILGLDASEQAFLDHTLNELDGTHNKARLGANATLAVSMAVARAAAEEAGLPLYRYFGGSGGMQLPVPMMNIVNGGAHANNSLDIQEFMVMPVGAQSFREALRCGAEIFHELKKIIGAQGMPTTVGDEGGFAPNFKSNQECLQTIMKAIEGAGYQAGEDVLLALDCAASEFYKDGKYHLSGEGLQLSSSEFSDYLGNLADQFPIVSIEDGMHESDWDGWADITQKLGKKIQLVGDDLFVTNTRILREGIEKGIANSILIKINQIGTLTETFAAIEMAKRANYTAVISHRSGETEDSTIADIAVGTNAGQIKTGSLSRSDRIAKYNQLLRIEEDLGDVASYPGKSVFYNLKR; encoded by the coding sequence ATGAGCGCCATTGTTGACATTATCGGTAGAGAAGTTTTAGATTCACGTGGAAATCCCACGGTTGAGTGCGATGTCTTGCTTGAGTCTGGTGTTATGGGGCGTGCAGCAGTTCCTTCAGGCGCTTCAACTGGTTCACGTGAAGCCATTGAGCTTCGCGATGGAGATAAAGAGCGTTACTTAGGCAAAGGCGTTCTTAAGGCCGTTCAGAATATTAATATTGAGATTGCTGAATCAATCTTAGGTCTTGATGCAAGTGAGCAAGCATTTCTTGATCACACCTTAAATGAATTAGACGGGACTCATAACAAGGCCCGCTTAGGTGCTAACGCGACTTTAGCTGTTTCTATGGCGGTAGCACGTGCAGCCGCAGAAGAAGCTGGCTTGCCTTTGTATCGTTATTTTGGCGGATCAGGCGGTATGCAGTTACCAGTCCCAATGATGAATATCGTCAATGGTGGTGCGCATGCAAATAACAGCTTGGATATCCAAGAGTTTATGGTGATGCCTGTCGGCGCTCAAAGTTTCCGCGAAGCCCTTCGTTGTGGCGCTGAAATCTTTCATGAATTGAAGAAAATCATCGGCGCACAAGGTATGCCAACCACCGTTGGTGACGAGGGTGGCTTCGCTCCGAACTTTAAGAGCAATCAAGAGTGCCTGCAGACGATCATGAAGGCCATTGAAGGCGCCGGCTATCAAGCAGGTGAGGATGTCTTATTGGCATTGGATTGTGCTGCTAGTGAGTTCTATAAAGATGGCAAGTACCACTTATCTGGCGAAGGTTTACAGTTAAGTTCGAGCGAATTCTCAGACTACCTCGGCAACCTTGCTGATCAATTCCCAATCGTGTCGATTGAGGATGGTATGCATGAGAGTGACTGGGATGGATGGGCTGACATCACTCAAAAATTGGGTAAGAAAATCCAATTAGTTGGTGATGATCTCTTTGTTACCAACACGCGCATTCTTAGAGAGGGTATTGAGAAGGGTATTGCCAACTCCATCCTCATTAAGATTAATCAGATTGGTACATTGACTGAGACCTTTGCTGCAATTGAAATGGCAAAGCGTGCTAATTACACTGCAGTGATTTCTCATCGCTCCGGTGAAACAGAAGACAGCACAATTGCTGATATTGCTGTTGGCACCAATGCTGGCCAGATCAAGACTGGTTCTTTGTCTCGATCTGATCGTATTGCCAAGTACAACCAGTTATTGCGTATTGAAGAAGACTTGGGTGATGTTGCAAGCTACCCAGGAAAATCAGTTTTCTACAATCTCAAGCGCTGA